The Lactobacillus sp. ESL0680 DNA segment ATCTAAATTGCTGTCATCGAGTTCATCCAGATCAATATTACCAGCTCGCACCTGCAAAATGGTATCGTAAAGCTGCTTAACTAAACCGGAATTAACGCTGACGTTCTTAAATAAATACAGCTGGTCGCGCTTTTCTTCAATAATCTTCGCTAATAGCATTGCGGCAGCCGCATCGTCTAATTGCGTGGGTAATCCTTCCTCGGCATCCTTTAAAAAGTACCAGGCCAGTCGCGAAAATGACAGAACCTGCAAATTCTTCACGGACTGTTCTACCTGCTTTTGACTCACAGCAAGCTTATTTATTGCCCTAATTTCTGTGGTAAACTTAATATGATTAGGTACAATAATAAAAGTTTCATGTTCTGGCTGCTTTTGATAATTTTCAATTGCTAGTTGCAGAATTTTTTCTTGCAAAGGATCTGTCTGCCGACCGACTAGAATCTTGATCATTTGTTCACTTCTCCTTAGCTATTATTTTAGCATAGGAGCCACAATTTTTTACTAACATTAAGGATCTTAAATAAAATGAAATGTAGTTATTTAGCACATGGCAAAGTCATCTTAATTGGCGAACATGCGGTTGTTTATGGTTATGATGCGTTAGCTCTGCCGATTATGTCCCTGCAGATTAAGGCGACCGTTGAACCTAGCTCGCAAATGTGGTTAGACACCACCCGTTACCACGGCCCTTTTTTTACCGCTCCAAATGAATACGACGGCTTAAAGTACGTTGTCAAAACAATGCAGGCTAAGGCTAACAGTAGCGAACTGCTTAAAATCACTTACACAGGAGAAATCCCGACTGAACGCGGCTTGGGTTCGAGTGCAACAGTTGCTTTGGCAACAACTAGAGCCTTAAACCAGTATTTTGCCTTAAACTTAGCAGAAGAGGAAATCATGGCAATTACCAATCATGCCGAAACCATTAATCATGGCAAAGCCTCTGGTCTTGATGCGGCAACCGTTAATTCAACTAGTTTGGTCTTTTTTAACCAAAAAATGGGCCCAAAAACTCTCAATGCACAATTGGGAGCAACCCTGCTTATCATGGATACTGGCGAATTAGGCAGCACCAAAGAAGCTGTTAATCAGGTACATACCCAAATGGAGCAAGACTCCACTAAAAAGCAAATGATTGCGCAATTGGGACAACTAGCCACGGCGACTAAGACGGCGTGGCTTAACCAGCAGCAAGTCGAAGTCGGGCACATTTTTAACCAGGCGCAAGCAATCTTGCAAGCCTTTGGCCTAGCAACCACTAAAATCAACCAATTACAAAAATTAGCCCTAGCTAACGGAGCGTTGGGCTTTAAGTTATCTGGCAGTGGTCTTGGCGGAATTGTCATTGCCCTGTGCCCTAATCGGGAAGCAGCAGAAAAAATCATTGCCGCAAGTCAAGCACTAATCGCAAATTCATGGATCGAGGAAATTTAATGGCTAAAACAGTCCGCGCGCACACAAATATCGCATTAATTAAATATTGGGGCAAAGCTGACGACGAGCTGCGCCTGCCGCTTATGTCTAGCTTGTCAATGACTTTGGATCAATTTTATACGGATACGAAAATCACAGCGAGTACAACTGGCGACCATTTTTTCTTAAATAATATTGAACAAACGGGAAAAAGTGCCCAGCGCGTTTTTGCTTATCTAAAAAAATTACAACAGCGTTTTAACG contains these protein-coding regions:
- the mvk gene encoding mevalonate kinase, producing MKCSYLAHGKVILIGEHAVVYGYDALALPIMSLQIKATVEPSSQMWLDTTRYHGPFFTAPNEYDGLKYVVKTMQAKANSSELLKITYTGEIPTERGLGSSATVALATTRALNQYFALNLAEEEIMAITNHAETINHGKASGLDAATVNSTSLVFFNQKMGPKTLNAQLGATLLIMDTGELGSTKEAVNQVHTQMEQDSTKKQMIAQLGQLATATKTAWLNQQQVEVGHIFNQAQAILQAFGLATTKINQLQKLALANGALGFKLSGSGLGGIVIALCPNREAAEKIIAASQALIANSWIEEI